AATTGTTTACAATTTGACGTGAAGCGTCCTTTTTCAATTCATCATTTACCCACTTTATACCAGCTCTTTCAGAATGAAAAGTGCCTTCTTGTTCATTATGTATATATGATTGCATTACTGGAATCACTCTATCTTCCGTAAATTCTACTACCTGTGCAAAAGCAGCAAGAAACATTATTAGGTGGTAAATAAAAATTAAAACACTCTTAATAGGTTTGCTTATTTTATTAGGATCCTTATTTTCACTAAGCTCTTCATTTAATATTTCCTCTGCATTTTCATTTTCCAATATATCATGTGCTTGCTCTAAATCTTTATTAGTTAACTTATAATTTGTCCAATCTATTTCCGCTATTTTATCGGAAAATGTAGCTAATGTTTCTCCCAATGATGTAATTTTGTCCACACCTAGCAAAGTTCTTTTATTTATTGCTTCTACAGCACTTACCATTTTGTTTATATCAGGTAAAGCTGCCTTGTTTATTGCTTCTACGGCGTTTGTCATTTTGCTTATGTCAGGTAAAGTTGCTTTATTTATTGCTTCTACGGCACTTGCCATTTTGCTTATATTAGGTAAAGTTGCCTTGTTTATTGCTTCTACGGCACTTGCCATTTTGTTTATATTAGGTAAAGTTGCCTTATTTATCGCTTCTACAGCACTTGCCATTTTGCTTATGTCAGGTAAAGTTGCCTTATTTATCGCTTCTACAGCACTTGCCATTTTGTTTATATCAGGTAAAGTTGTTTTATTTATCACTTCTATGACATTCTTCATTTTATCCCCAGTATTATAATTTGCCATTCTTATGCCTGCCTTTACACATCGTTTTTAAAATTAGATTATCACAACGCCTCTTAAATTTATCAGATTTTACTGTCCATCTGCAGAAAATCAAACCAACTTAATATTTATTTAATGAACCATTAACTCCCTTTCATTCTTGCTTTTGTAATCAACAAAATTAAAGCTTGTACCATACTTATTATCTTGGCTATCAGTTACCTCCAGAAACCAGTTGTTTTTCGGAATATCTTCATATCCATCTGGGAATCTAAACCCCACAAATCTATCTATTAGTGAAATACTAATACTTTGACCCTCTTCTATAGATAGATTAAAGAGGTTAACGTACCTTTTATTTGTATTTAACTCATTTAACTTACTTTCAAAACTATCTAGATCATTATATTTATCCAAAAAATTGTAATTCCAGTAATCATATGACTTTCTAAAGGTTTGGTGTTTATAACCCGCTCCCATCGAACCAAATACAGCATTTCTTCCAGAGTGAATCATTTCAACCTTTTTAATTGTATTTTTTCCATCTACTGCACGAATTGTAGCATTGAGCTGAATATCCACATTCCACTTATTACCTTCTAAATCTCTGATTAGTGCTTCATCACATTTCACTTCAAAGCTAGGTTCTTTTTCCTTTTTAAAGAACTCTTTATACACTAAAATACTTGTATTAGTTAAACCCAAAAGAAAACCAGCAATAGCAATACATATTGTAATGTAATCTTTTGTAGTCCAACCACTTATTGCATTTTGGTTTTGGTTAACTACTTCTGCGCTAACATTAGAAAGTGAAAGTAGTAAGGCTATAGCTGAAACTAGCAATACATTTAATAACATTTTTAGAATTTGCATCTGAGTTTTCCCCACTTATTCTTTTTTAATATAATTATTTCAAACCCCTGACATTTTCACAATATGTTATGAAACAATCTGGCCCGATTCTGGAATAGTTAATTCCTGTTTACCAATATAA
The genomic region above belongs to Virgibacillus doumboii and contains:
- a CDS encoding SH3 domain-containing protein, which encodes MANYNTGDKMKNVIEVINKTTLPDINKMASAVEAINKATLPDISKMASAVEAINKATLPNINKMASAVEAINKATLPNISKMASAVEAINKATLPDISKMTNAVEAINKAALPDINKMVSAVEAINKRTLLGVDKITSLGETLATFSDKIAEIDWTNYKLTNKDLEQAHDILENENAEEILNEELSENKDPNKISKPIKSVLIFIYHLIMFLAAFAQVVEFTEDRVIPVMQSYIHNEQEGTFHSERAGIKWVNDELKKDASRQIVNNFRIVTKESLIVREGKRKDSRIAGKLATGYVVQILEKKKNWSYVLYSDYENKEVIEGWTFTRYLKQIK